One stretch of Danio rerio strain Tuebingen ecotype United States chromosome 6, GRCz12tu, whole genome shotgun sequence DNA includes these proteins:
- the LOC141386221 gene encoding serine/threonine-protein kinase pim-3-like isoform X1 — protein sequence MSHMGEERGEDTRDGTTELPGFLAPLPSHLADSASTDQRNSKRKRQSSSQQTLSTSSSRPAKRSRRDLYLKGPLLGRGGFGSVFAGMRRSDGLPVAIKYVSKDRTPERLKVDGQGRLPLEVALMTRVTSAPACPSVLQLLDWFDRPRRYILILERPDPCQDLQSFCEENGCLDERLAKKVLVQLIAALKHCESRGVLHRDVKPENLLISTESQDIKLLDFGCGDLLKHSAYKYFAGTPAYAPPEWLRKHRYHATPATVWSVGVTLYNILCDRFPFRGAQRVTSRSRLTFPRSLSTECRQLIRWCLSAAPADRPSLDDIESHPWLHCTGGAEELRRTDPDPELPLLHL from the exons atgtcccacatgggtgaagaaagaggag AAGATACACGGGACGGCACCACTGAGCTTCCTGGTTTTTTGGCTCCTCTGCCTTCACATTTGGCTGATTCTGCATCCACAGACCAGAGGAACAGCAAGAGGAAAAGGCAGAGCAGCAGCCAGCAAACACTGTCCACCTCGTCCAGCAGACCAGCaaaacgctctcgcagag acttgtacctgaagggcccgttgctgggacgaggtggattcggctctgtgtttgctgggatgcgcaggtctgatggactgcca GTGGCCATCAAGTACGTGTCGAAGGACCGGACCCCCGAGCGACTGAAAGTT gatggtcagggtcggctgccgctggaggtggcattgatgacccgtgtcacgtcagctcctgcctgccccagtgtcctgcagctgctggactggtttgaccgtcccaggcgctacatcctgatcctggagcgaccggatccttgccaagatctccagagcttctgtgaggagaacggctgtctggatgagcgtcttgcaaagaaagtgctggtgcagctgattgCGGCCCtaaaacactgcgagagccgcggcgtcctgcaccgggacgtcaaaccagaaaacctcctgatctccacagagtcccaggacatcaagctgctggacttcggctgtggagatctgctgaagcactcggcctacaaatactttgcAG GCACTCCTGCATACGCTCCTCCTGAGTGGCTTCGTAAACATCGCTACCATGCGACTCCAGCTACAGtctggtcagtaggagtgacgctctacaacatcctgtgtgaccgtttcccattcagaggcgcacagagggtcacgtccagaagcagactgaccttccctaggagcttgtcaacag agtgccgtcagctgattcgctggtgtctcagtgcagcaccggctgatcggcccagtttAGATGACATTGAGAGCCATCCCTGGTTGCACTGCACAG GAGGGGCAGAGGAACTGAGGAGAACAGATCCTGATCCTGAGCTTCCTCTGCTGCATTTGTGA
- the LOC141386221 gene encoding serine/threonine-protein kinase pim-3-like isoform X6 — MRRSDGLPVAIKYVSKDRTPERLKVDGQGRLPLEVALMTRVTSAPACPSVLQLLDWFDRPRRYILILERPDPCQDLQSFCEENGCLDERLAKKVLVQLIAALKHCESRGVLHRDVKPENLLISTESQDIKLLDFGCGDLLKHSAYKYFAGTPAYAPPEWLRKHRYHATPATVWSVGVTLYNILCDRFPFRGAQRVTSRSRLTFPRSLSTGNDHHFCHEDSCSAPEPMPSTD, encoded by the exons atgcgcaggtctgatggactgcca GTGGCCATCAAGTACGTGTCGAAGGACCGGACCCCCGAGCGACTGAAAGTT gatggtcagggtcggctgccgctggaggtggcattgatgacccgtgtcacgtcagctcctgcctgccccagtgtcctgcagctgctggactggtttgaccgtcccaggcgctacatcctgatcctggagcgaccggatccttgccaagatctccagagcttctgtgaggagaacggctgtctggatgagcgtcttgcaaagaaagtgctggtgcagctgattgCGGCCCtaaaacactgcgagagccgcggcgtcctgcaccgggacgtcaaaccagaaaacctcctgatctccacagagtcccaggacatcaagctgctggacttcggctgtggagatctgctgaagcactcggcctacaaatactttgcAG GCACTCCTGCATACGCTCCTCCTGAGTGGCTTCGTAAACATCGCTACCATGCGACTCCAGCTACAGtctggtcagtaggagtgacgctctacaacatcctgtgtgaccgtttcccattcagaggcgcacagagggtcacgtccagaagcagactgaccttccctaggagcttgtcaacag GTAATGATCATCATTTTTGTCATGAAGACTCCTGCTCCGCACCAGAGCCAATGCCTTCCACTGATTGA
- the LOC141386221 gene encoding serine/threonine-protein kinase pim-3-like isoform X5 has product MRRSDGLPVAIKYVSKDRTPERLKVDGQGRLPLEVALMTRVTSAPACPSVLQLLDWFDRPRRYILILERPDPCQDLQSFCEENGCLDERLAKKVLVQLIAALKHCESRGVLHRDVKPENLLISTESQDIKLLDFGCGDLLKHSAYKYFAGTPAYAPPEWLRKHRYHATPATVWSVGVTLYNILCDRFPFRGAQRVTSRSRLTFPRSLSTECRQLIRWCLSAAPADRPSLDDIESHPWLHCTGEQEGQRN; this is encoded by the exons atgcgcaggtctgatggactgcca GTGGCCATCAAGTACGTGTCGAAGGACCGGACCCCCGAGCGACTGAAAGTT gatggtcagggtcggctgccgctggaggtggcattgatgacccgtgtcacgtcagctcctgcctgccccagtgtcctgcagctgctggactggtttgaccgtcccaggcgctacatcctgatcctggagcgaccggatccttgccaagatctccagagcttctgtgaggagaacggctgtctggatgagcgtcttgcaaagaaagtgctggtgcagctgattgCGGCCCtaaaacactgcgagagccgcggcgtcctgcaccgggacgtcaaaccagaaaacctcctgatctccacagagtcccaggacatcaagctgctggacttcggctgtggagatctgctgaagcactcggcctacaaatactttgcAG GCACTCCTGCATACGCTCCTCCTGAGTGGCTTCGTAAACATCGCTACCATGCGACTCCAGCTACAGtctggtcagtaggagtgacgctctacaacatcctgtgtgaccgtttcccattcagaggcgcacagagggtcacgtccagaagcagactgaccttccctaggagcttgtcaacag agtgccgtcagctgattcgctggtgtctcagtgcagcaccggctgatcggcccagtttAGATGACATTGAGAGCCATCCCTGGTTGCACTGCACAG GAGAGCAGGAGGGGCAGAGGAACTGA
- the LOC141386221 gene encoding serine/threonine-protein kinase pim-3-like isoform X2 yields the protein MSHMGEERGEDTRDGTTELPGFLAPLPSHLADSASTDQRNSKRKRQSSSQQTLSTSSSRPAKRSRRDLYLKGPLLGRGGFGSVFAGMRRSDGLPVAIKYVSKDRTPERLKVDGQGRLPLEVALMTRVTSAPACPSVLQLLDWFDRPRRYILILERPDPCQDLQSFCEENGCLDERLAKKVLVQLIAALKHCESRGVLHRDVKPENLLISTESQDIKLLDFGCGDLLKHSAYKYFAGTPAYAPPEWLRKHRYHATPATVWSVGVTLYNILCDRFPFRGAQRVTSRSRLTFPRSLSTECRQLIRWCLSAAPADRPSLDDIESHPWLHCTGEQEGQRN from the exons atgtcccacatgggtgaagaaagaggag AAGATACACGGGACGGCACCACTGAGCTTCCTGGTTTTTTGGCTCCTCTGCCTTCACATTTGGCTGATTCTGCATCCACAGACCAGAGGAACAGCAAGAGGAAAAGGCAGAGCAGCAGCCAGCAAACACTGTCCACCTCGTCCAGCAGACCAGCaaaacgctctcgcagag acttgtacctgaagggcccgttgctgggacgaggtggattcggctctgtgtttgctgggatgcgcaggtctgatggactgcca GTGGCCATCAAGTACGTGTCGAAGGACCGGACCCCCGAGCGACTGAAAGTT gatggtcagggtcggctgccgctggaggtggcattgatgacccgtgtcacgtcagctcctgcctgccccagtgtcctgcagctgctggactggtttgaccgtcccaggcgctacatcctgatcctggagcgaccggatccttgccaagatctccagagcttctgtgaggagaacggctgtctggatgagcgtcttgcaaagaaagtgctggtgcagctgattgCGGCCCtaaaacactgcgagagccgcggcgtcctgcaccgggacgtcaaaccagaaaacctcctgatctccacagagtcccaggacatcaagctgctggacttcggctgtggagatctgctgaagcactcggcctacaaatactttgcAG GCACTCCTGCATACGCTCCTCCTGAGTGGCTTCGTAAACATCGCTACCATGCGACTCCAGCTACAGtctggtcagtaggagtgacgctctacaacatcctgtgtgaccgtttcccattcagaggcgcacagagggtcacgtccagaagcagactgaccttccctaggagcttgtcaacag agtgccgtcagctgattcgctggtgtctcagtgcagcaccggctgatcggcccagtttAGATGACATTGAGAGCCATCCCTGGTTGCACTGCACAG GAGAGCAGGAGGGGCAGAGGAACTGA
- the LOC137495898 gene encoding serine/threonine-protein kinase pim-1-like isoform X1 — MSHMGEERGEDTRDSTTELPGFLAPLPSHLADSASTDQRNSKRKRQSSSQQTLSTSSSRPAKRSRRDLYQKGPLLGRGGFGSVFAGMRRSDGLPVAIKYVSKDRTPERLKVDGQGRLPLEVALMTRVTSAPACPSVLQLLDWFDRPRRYILILERPDPCQDLQSFCEENGCLDERLAKKVLVQLIEALKHCESRGVLHRDVKPENLLISTESQDIKLLDFGCGDLLKRSAYKYFAGTPAYAPPEWFCRHRYHATPATVWSVGVTLYNILCDRFPFRGAQRVTSRSRLTFPRSLSTGFCCMSRGCQWQAPRNVIQLTIPGKCQLHPKVLQLIWGCFGETQVYLFALAKTGHSSAQHRCTGSLLDSDMCIRQVCVSLVSLLVQTLGKVREDEEQILLVAPHWPTQTRFPELTLLGTDPP; from the exons atgtcccacatgggtgaagaaagaggag AAGATACACGGGACAGTACCACTGAGCTTCCTGGTTTTTTGGCTCCTCTGCCTTCACATTTGGCTGATTCTGCATCCACAGACCAGAGGAACAGCAAGAGGAAAAGGCAGAGCAGCAGCCAGCAAACACTGTCCACCTCGTCCAGCAGACCagccaaacgctctcgcagag acttgtaccagaagggcccgttgctgggacgaggtggattcggctctgtgtttgctgggatgcgcaggtctgatggactgcca GTGGCCATCAAGTACGTGTCAAAGGACCGGACCCCCGAGCGACTGAAAGTT gatggtcagggtcggctgccgcttgaggtggcattgatgacccgtgtcacgtcagctcctgcctgccccagtgtcctgcagctgctggactggtttgaccgtcccagacgctacatcctgatcctggagcgaccggatccttgccaagatctccagagcttctgtgaggagaacggctgtctggatgagcgtctggccaagaaagtgctggtgcagctgatcgaGGCCCtaaaacactgcgagagccgcggcgtcctgcaccgggacgtcaaaccagaaaacctgctgatctccacagagtcccaggacatcaagctgctggacttcggctgtggagatctgctgaagCGATCCGCCTACAAATACTTTGCAG GCACTCCTGCATATGCTCCTCCTGAGTGGTTTTGTAGACATCGCTACCATGCGACTCCAGCTACAGtctggtcagtaggagtgacgctctacaacatcctgtgtgatcgtttcccattcagaggcgcacagagggtcacgtccagaagcagactgaccttccctaggagcttgtcaacag GTTTTTGTTGCATGTCTCGGGGATGTCAATGGCAAGCACCAAGGAATGTCATACAGCTCACAATCCCAGGAAAGTGCCAACTTCACCCTAAAGTACTCCAGCTGATATGGGGGTGTTTTGGAGAAACTCAGGTTTACCTGTTTGCTTTAGCCAAGACCGGCCACAGCTCCGCTCAGCACAGATGCACTGGCTCACTGCTGGATTCGGACATGTGTATCAGGCAAGTTTGCGTTTCCCTAGTGAGTCTTCTTGTACAGACCCTgggcaaggtcagggaggacgaggagcagatcTTGCTGGTTGCACCACACTGGCCCACCCAGACCCGGTTTCCAGAACTCACACTCCTCGGGACAGACCCTCCCTGA
- the LOC141386221 gene encoding serine/threonine-protein kinase pim-3-like isoform X3, whose protein sequence is MSHMGEERGEDTRDGTTELPGFLAPLPSHLADSASTDQRNSKRKRQSSSQQTLSTSSSRPAKRSRRDLYLKGPLLGRGGFGSVFAGMRRSDGLPVAIKYVSKDRTPERLKVDGQGRLPLEVALMTRVTSAPACPSVLQLLDWFDRPRRYILILERPDPCQDLQSFCEENGCLDERLAKKVLVQLIAALKHCESRGVLHRDVKPENLLISTESQDIKLLDFGCGDLLKHSAYKYFAGTPAYAPPEWLRKHRYHATPATVWSVGVTLYNILCDRFPFRGAQRVTSRSRLTFPRSLSTGNDHHFCHEDSCSAPEPMPSTD, encoded by the exons atgtcccacatgggtgaagaaagaggag AAGATACACGGGACGGCACCACTGAGCTTCCTGGTTTTTTGGCTCCTCTGCCTTCACATTTGGCTGATTCTGCATCCACAGACCAGAGGAACAGCAAGAGGAAAAGGCAGAGCAGCAGCCAGCAAACACTGTCCACCTCGTCCAGCAGACCAGCaaaacgctctcgcagag acttgtacctgaagggcccgttgctgggacgaggtggattcggctctgtgtttgctgggatgcgcaggtctgatggactgcca GTGGCCATCAAGTACGTGTCGAAGGACCGGACCCCCGAGCGACTGAAAGTT gatggtcagggtcggctgccgctggaggtggcattgatgacccgtgtcacgtcagctcctgcctgccccagtgtcctgcagctgctggactggtttgaccgtcccaggcgctacatcctgatcctggagcgaccggatccttgccaagatctccagagcttctgtgaggagaacggctgtctggatgagcgtcttgcaaagaaagtgctggtgcagctgattgCGGCCCtaaaacactgcgagagccgcggcgtcctgcaccgggacgtcaaaccagaaaacctcctgatctccacagagtcccaggacatcaagctgctggacttcggctgtggagatctgctgaagcactcggcctacaaatactttgcAG GCACTCCTGCATACGCTCCTCCTGAGTGGCTTCGTAAACATCGCTACCATGCGACTCCAGCTACAGtctggtcagtaggagtgacgctctacaacatcctgtgtgaccgtttcccattcagaggcgcacagagggtcacgtccagaagcagactgaccttccctaggagcttgtcaacag GTAATGATCATCATTTTTGTCATGAAGACTCCTGCTCCGCACCAGAGCCAATGCCTTCCACTGATTGA
- the LOC137495844 gene encoding serine/threonine-protein kinase pim-3-like produces the protein MSHMGEERGEDTRDCTTELPGFLAPLPSHLADSASTDQRNSKRKRQSSSQQTLSTSSSRPAKRSRRDLYQKGPLLGRGGFGSVFAGMRRSDGLPVAIKYVSKNRTPERLKVDGQGRLPLEVALMTRVTSAPACPSVLQLLDWFDRPRRYILILERPDPCQDLQSFCEENGCLDERLAKKVLVQLIAALKHCESRGVLHRDVKPENLLISTESQDIKLLDFGCGDLLKRSAYKYFAGTPAYAPPEWLRRHRYHATPATVWSVGVTLYNILCDRFPFRGAQRVTSRSRLTFPRSLSTECRQLIRWCLSAAPADRPSLADIESHPWLHCTEGEQEGQRN, from the exons atgtcccacatgggtgaagaaagaggag AAGATACACGGGACTGCACCACTGAGCTTCCTGGTTTTTTGGCTCCTCTGCCTTCACATTTGGCTGATTCTGCATCCACAGACCAGAGGAACAGCAAGAGGAAAAGGCAGAGCAGCAGCCAGCAAACACTGTCCACCTCGTCCAGCAGACCagccaaacgctctcgcagag acttgtaccagaagggcccgttgctgggacgaggtggattcggctctgtgtttgctgggatgcgcaggtctgatggactgcca GTGGCCATCAAGTACGTGTCGAAGAACCGGACCCCCGAGCGACTGAAAGTT gatggtcagggtcggctgccgctggaggtggcattgatgacccgtgtcacgtcagctcctgcctgccccagtgtcctgcagctgctggactggtttgaccgtcccaggcgctacatcctgatcctggagcgaccggatccttgccaagatctccagagcttctgtgaggagaacggctgtctggatgagcgtcttgcaaagaaagtgctggtgcagctgattgCGGCCCTTAAACACTGCGAGAGCCGTGgcgtcctgcaccgggacgtcaaaccagaaaacctcctgatctccacagagtcccaggacatcaagctgctggacttcggctgtggagatctgctgaagcgatcggcctacaaatactttgcAG GCACTCCTGCATACGCTCCTCCTGAGTGGCTTCGTAGACATCGCTACCATGCGACTCCAGCTACAGtctggtcagtaggagtgacgctctacaacatcctgtgtgaccgtttcccattcagaggcgcacagagggtcacgtccagaagcagactgaccttccctaggagcttgtcaacag agtgccgtcagctgattcgctggtgtctcagtgcagcACCGGCTGATCGACCCAGTTTAGCTGACATTGAGAGCCATCCCTGGTTGCACTGCACAG AAGGAGAGCAGGAGGGGCAGAGGAACTGA
- the LOC141386221 gene encoding serine/threonine-protein kinase pim-3-like isoform X4 — protein MRRSDGLPVAIKYVSKDRTPERLKVDGQGRLPLEVALMTRVTSAPACPSVLQLLDWFDRPRRYILILERPDPCQDLQSFCEENGCLDERLAKKVLVQLIAALKHCESRGVLHRDVKPENLLISTESQDIKLLDFGCGDLLKHSAYKYFAGTPAYAPPEWLRKHRYHATPATVWSVGVTLYNILCDRFPFRGAQRVTSRSRLTFPRSLSTECRQLIRWCLSAAPADRPSLDDIESHPWLHCTGGAEELRRTDPDPELPLLHL, from the exons atgcgcaggtctgatggactgcca GTGGCCATCAAGTACGTGTCGAAGGACCGGACCCCCGAGCGACTGAAAGTT gatggtcagggtcggctgccgctggaggtggcattgatgacccgtgtcacgtcagctcctgcctgccccagtgtcctgcagctgctggactggtttgaccgtcccaggcgctacatcctgatcctggagcgaccggatccttgccaagatctccagagcttctgtgaggagaacggctgtctggatgagcgtcttgcaaagaaagtgctggtgcagctgattgCGGCCCtaaaacactgcgagagccgcggcgtcctgcaccgggacgtcaaaccagaaaacctcctgatctccacagagtcccaggacatcaagctgctggacttcggctgtggagatctgctgaagcactcggcctacaaatactttgcAG GCACTCCTGCATACGCTCCTCCTGAGTGGCTTCGTAAACATCGCTACCATGCGACTCCAGCTACAGtctggtcagtaggagtgacgctctacaacatcctgtgtgaccgtttcccattcagaggcgcacagagggtcacgtccagaagcagactgaccttccctaggagcttgtcaacag agtgccgtcagctgattcgctggtgtctcagtgcagcaccggctgatcggcccagtttAGATGACATTGAGAGCCATCCCTGGTTGCACTGCACAG GAGGGGCAGAGGAACTGAGGAGAACAGATCCTGATCCTGAGCTTCCTCTGCTGCATTTGTGA
- the LOC137495898 gene encoding serine/threonine-protein kinase pim-3-like isoform X3 codes for MSHMGEERGEDTRDSTTELPGFLAPLPSHLADSASTDQRNSKRKRQSSSQQTLSTSSSRPAKRSRRDLYQKGPLLGRGGFGSVFAGMRRSDGLPVAIKYVSKDRTPERLKVDGQGRLPLEVALMTRVTSAPACPSVLQLLDWFDRPRRYILILERPDPCQDLQSFCEENGCLDERLAKKVLVQLIEALKHCESRGVLHRDVKPENLLISTESQDIKLLDFGCGDLLKRSAYKYFAGTPAYAPPEWFCRHRYHATPATVWSVGVTLYNILCDRFPFRGAQRVTSRSRLTFPRSLSTACS; via the exons atgtcccacatgggtgaagaaagaggag AAGATACACGGGACAGTACCACTGAGCTTCCTGGTTTTTTGGCTCCTCTGCCTTCACATTTGGCTGATTCTGCATCCACAGACCAGAGGAACAGCAAGAGGAAAAGGCAGAGCAGCAGCCAGCAAACACTGTCCACCTCGTCCAGCAGACCagccaaacgctctcgcagag acttgtaccagaagggcccgttgctgggacgaggtggattcggctctgtgtttgctgggatgcgcaggtctgatggactgcca GTGGCCATCAAGTACGTGTCAAAGGACCGGACCCCCGAGCGACTGAAAGTT gatggtcagggtcggctgccgcttgaggtggcattgatgacccgtgtcacgtcagctcctgcctgccccagtgtcctgcagctgctggactggtttgaccgtcccagacgctacatcctgatcctggagcgaccggatccttgccaagatctccagagcttctgtgaggagaacggctgtctggatgagcgtctggccaagaaagtgctggtgcagctgatcgaGGCCCtaaaacactgcgagagccgcggcgtcctgcaccgggacgtcaaaccagaaaacctgctgatctccacagagtcccaggacatcaagctgctggacttcggctgtggagatctgctgaagCGATCCGCCTACAAATACTTTGCAG GCACTCCTGCATATGCTCCTCCTGAGTGGTTTTGTAGACATCGCTACCATGCGACTCCAGCTACAGtctggtcagtaggagtgacgctctacaacatcctgtgtgatcgtttcccattcagaggcgcacagagggtcacgtccagaagcagactgaccttccctaggagcttgtcaacag cctgttcttga
- the LOC137495898 gene encoding serine/threonine-protein kinase pim-3-like isoform X2, giving the protein MSHMGEERGEDTRDSTTELPGFLAPLPSHLADSASTDQRNSKRKRQSSSQQTLSTSSSRPAKRSRRDLYQKGPLLGRGGFGSVFAGMRRSDGLPVAIKYVSKDRTPERLKVDGQGRLPLEVALMTRVTSAPACPSVLQLLDWFDRPRRYILILERPDPCQDLQSFCEENGCLDERLAKKVLVQLIEALKHCESRGVLHRDVKPENLLISTESQDIKLLDFGCGDLLKRSAYKYFAGTPAYAPPEWFCRHRYHATPATVWSVGVTLYNILCDRFPFRGAQRVTSRSRLTFPRSLSTECRQLIRWCLSAAPADRPSLDDIESHPWLHCTEGEQEGQRN; this is encoded by the exons atgtcccacatgggtgaagaaagaggag AAGATACACGGGACAGTACCACTGAGCTTCCTGGTTTTTTGGCTCCTCTGCCTTCACATTTGGCTGATTCTGCATCCACAGACCAGAGGAACAGCAAGAGGAAAAGGCAGAGCAGCAGCCAGCAAACACTGTCCACCTCGTCCAGCAGACCagccaaacgctctcgcagag acttgtaccagaagggcccgttgctgggacgaggtggattcggctctgtgtttgctgggatgcgcaggtctgatggactgcca GTGGCCATCAAGTACGTGTCAAAGGACCGGACCCCCGAGCGACTGAAAGTT gatggtcagggtcggctgccgcttgaggtggcattgatgacccgtgtcacgtcagctcctgcctgccccagtgtcctgcagctgctggactggtttgaccgtcccagacgctacatcctgatcctggagcgaccggatccttgccaagatctccagagcttctgtgaggagaacggctgtctggatgagcgtctggccaagaaagtgctggtgcagctgatcgaGGCCCtaaaacactgcgagagccgcggcgtcctgcaccgggacgtcaaaccagaaaacctgctgatctccacagagtcccaggacatcaagctgctggacttcggctgtggagatctgctgaagCGATCCGCCTACAAATACTTTGCAG GCACTCCTGCATATGCTCCTCCTGAGTGGTTTTGTAGACATCGCTACCATGCGACTCCAGCTACAGtctggtcagtaggagtgacgctctacaacatcctgtgtgatcgtttcccattcagaggcgcacagagggtcacgtccagaagcagactgaccttccctaggagcttgtcaacag agtgccgtcagctgattcgctggtgtctcagtgcagcaccggctgatcggcccagtttAGATGACATTGAGAGCCATCCCTGGTTGCACTGCACAG AAGGAGAGCAGGAGGGGCAGAGGAACTGA